AAATGCCATATTATCCTATTAAGATCCTCCAAAACCTCTTTTGGCTTAATAATATACTCATAATGTTCTGTCCCATAAAAATCTGCAACTTTTTTAGCATAGTTCAACTCGTTATATTCATTAAGATTAGGAGATTTTAACGGTTTCTCAAATCCAACTGAAAATGTCTTGAGTCTTTTATCATAAAATTTTAATGCCTCTGATAATACAATCGTCGAATCAAGCCCTCCACTTAAAAATATTCCTAACGGCACATCACTAATTAATCTATCTTCAACAGATAAGCTAAATAATTTTGATATATTTTCTCTGTAATAAAGTTCCTCTTTCGCATTGTTATCATCTTTAAATGTTATATCCCAATATTTATTTGTTTTTATCTTATTATTAGCATAGATTAAAATATACCCCGGCATCAATTTATAAATATTTTTAAATAATGTTTGTTCTCCAGGAATGTATCTGTATTTTAAATATGTTCCTAATTTATTGTAATTTAATTCTGTATCTAAGATATTACACATTAAAAGTGCTTTTATTTCTGATGCAAAAACAATAGTTCTATTGTTCAATATATAATAAAGCGGTTTTACCCCTAACCTATCCCTTGCAAGCATCAGCTTTTTCCTTGTTTCATCATAAATAGCAATTGCAAACATGCCATTTAAATATAAAACAAATTTTTCTCCATATTCTTCATACAAATGTACAATCACTTCCGTATCACTATTTGTATAAAATTCGTGCCCCTTTATCATCAAACTCCTTTTAAGACTTTGAAAATTATAAATTTCTCCATTACAAACAACCCAAATATTTTTTTTTTCATTATGAATAGGCTGATGCCCCGATTTTATATCAAGTATACTTAATCTCCGTATCCCCAAACCTGTTTCACCTTTACTATATATTCCTTCATCATCGGGTCCTCTATGCCGGATAATTCCAAGCATCTCTTCCAAATTACGCCTACCTATAAAGCCTGCAATATCCCCAGTAAATCCACAAATTCCACACATATTATTACCTCCATAAATAATTTCATTATGTATTGTAACCTTTTGTTATTAAAATCAAATTAAAAATCATCTTAAATATTTTAACCAAATTTTAATAAAAATATGGTACAATATTAAAAATAAAAGGATATGGTGATGTAAAATGAGGATACTGGTTGTTGATGATGAACCGCATTTGTCTGATATATTAAAAAAAGCCTTAAAACAAGAAGGATACAGTGTTGACATAGCACAAGACGGTTTAGATGGCTTAGAATTAGCTAAAATGAACATATACGATGTTATAGTGCTTGATATAATGCTTCCTAAAATAGATGGAATACAGATTTTAAATAAATTAAGAAATTTAAAAATAAATACTCCTGTTTTAATGCTTACCGCAAAAGACACTACAGAAGATAAAATAAAAGGTCTTGACACAGGAGCAGATGATTATATGACAAAACCTTTTGAAATATCAGAATTAATGGCAAGAATACGTGCCTTGCTAAGACGTCAAGCTCCAGTTAAAAATCCTATATTAAAAATTGCCGACTTAGAAGTAAATACATTAACAAGAGAAGTTAAGAGAAATGGAAAAGAAATTATTCTTACTAGTAAAGAATATGCCTTACTTGAATACATGATAAGAAATGCTAACCAAGTTTTAACTCGAACTCAAATAGCAGATCATATATGGGATTATGATTTTGATGGTCTTTCTAATATAATTGATGTATATATAAGATACTTAAGAAAAAAAATTGATGATGGCTATGACAAAAAACTTATTCATACAATTAGGGGTTCAGGATATAGTTTAAAGGAGACATAAAAAAATGAAAAATTTATACTTTCCAATTAAATTTAAATTAACCTTATGGTATGTACTACTTCTTCTGATCGTTATATTGATTTTCAGTATTACTATATATTTTAGCCTTCAGAAAATGATCATTAATAATGAGGATATATTACTAAATACTCAAATTAAGCAAACAATATCCTCACTTGATATTGAAAATGGTGTAATAAAACTAAGCGAAGAACCTTTTTATTACAACTCAAGTATTTATGGCGCTTTATTATCATATCCGGATATGAAAATTTTAGAATCTAACTTACCTAAGGATATAATAAATAAATATTCACCTGACCTAAAAACTATAGGTCAGTATAAAACAATTTATACATCAAAGGAAAAATGGCGTGTATATTCAAGTTCAATTTACTCAAACAATAAAATTTTAGGAATATTAATTTTTGCCCAACCTCTAAATTTTTTAGATATAGCCATGAAAAATTTATCTGTTATTATTTATATAATGATTCCTTTAATAATTATAGTAGCTGTCGTCGGTGGAATTTTAATCTCCAACTATGTCTTAAAACCTATTGATCGAATGACAAAGGTTGCTCGTGAAATAAGCATGGGTGACCTTTCAAAAAGACTTAATCTTCCATATACAAATGATGAAATCGGACGCTTAGCTCAAACATTCGATATAATGATTGATAAATTGGATGATTCATTTAAACGGCAAAGGCAATTTACTCATGATGCATCTCATGAATTAAGAACCCCAATTGCTGTTATTCAAAGTCAGGCGGAATTATCTCTCAGCAGTTCTAATACCGTTTCAGAATACACAAAAGCATTATCAGTAATACTTGAAGAAGCAAAATATATGGGTAAATTAATATCAAATATGTTGTTTCTTGCAAGAGGTGATAATAAAGCTGATAATTTACAAATGGAAAATTTAAATCTAAGTGATCTTATCGAGGGTATAGTAAGCGAACTAAAACCAATAGCCGAAAATAACAACATTAAAATTAATATAGTTAAAAATGAGCCTTCTTGCATAAAAGGAGATCAGACTCGCATAACACAACTTTTGTATAATATAATAGAAAATGCAATAAAATATACACTGCCAGAAGGGAATATTAAACTATATATTGAAAAT
This is a stretch of genomic DNA from Aceticella autotrophica. It encodes these proteins:
- the asnB gene encoding asparagine synthase (glutamine-hydrolyzing); translation: MCGICGFTGDIAGFIGRRNLEEMLGIIRHRGPDDEGIYSKGETGLGIRRLSILDIKSGHQPIHNEKKNIWVVCNGEIYNFQSLKRSLMIKGHEFYTNSDTEVIVHLYEEYGEKFVLYLNGMFAIAIYDETRKKLMLARDRLGVKPLYYILNNRTIVFASEIKALLMCNILDTELNYNKLGTYLKYRYIPGEQTLFKNIYKLMPGYILIYANNKIKTNKYWDITFKDDNNAKEELYYRENISKLFSLSVEDRLISDVPLGIFLSGGLDSTIVLSEALKFYDKRLKTFSVGFEKPLKSPNLNEYNELNYAKKVADFYGTEHYEYIIKPKEVLEDLNRIIWHLDEPLSDPTSIPLYYLSKLAKRHVKVVLSGEGADEVFAGYTIYKEPEVIKRYRKIPGFIRNYLIEPINLCMPFNYGKDFIKRAKLSVEERYKGVGLTFKDCEISAILSSDLYANSIIEDKGDQYIPSIFNNFKSRDEVNMMLFFDQKVWLPEDVLMKSDKISMSNSIELRVPFLDYKLVEYAASIPSNLKYKGDNEKYILKEAFKDNLPDFVLNRKKNGFPVPITSLLKKEYREFVMDILLSQTALNRGYFNKSYIEGYFNGVNTGNNTGRQIWLLLTFELWHRMFIDNKINKSKENIYIA
- a CDS encoding response regulator transcription factor, coding for MRILVVDDEPHLSDILKKALKQEGYSVDIAQDGLDGLELAKMNIYDVIVLDIMLPKIDGIQILNKLRNLKINTPVLMLTAKDTTEDKIKGLDTGADDYMTKPFEISELMARIRALLRRQAPVKNPILKIADLEVNTLTREVKRNGKEIILTSKEYALLEYMIRNANQVLTRTQIADHIWDYDFDGLSNIIDVYIRYLRKKIDDGYDKKLIHTIRGSGYSLKET
- a CDS encoding sensor histidine kinase: MKNLYFPIKFKLTLWYVLLLLIVILIFSITIYFSLQKMIINNEDILLNTQIKQTISSLDIENGVIKLSEEPFYYNSSIYGALLSYPDMKILESNLPKDIINKYSPDLKTIGQYKTIYTSKEKWRVYSSSIYSNNKILGILIFAQPLNFLDIAMKNLSVIIYIMIPLIIIVAVVGGILISNYVLKPIDRMTKVAREISMGDLSKRLNLPYTNDEIGRLAQTFDIMIDKLDDSFKRQRQFTHDASHELRTPIAVIQSQAELSLSSSNTVSEYTKALSVILEEAKYMGKLISNMLFLARGDNKADNLQMENLNLSDLIEGIVSELKPIAENNNIKINIVKNEPSCIKGDQTRITQLLYNIIENAIKYTLPEGNIKLYIENHDKYIKISVQDNGIGISKEHLPHIFERFYRVDKARSIKNGGSGLGLSICQWIALIHGGKIEVFSEENKGSTFIIWLPSCGVTHK